One window from the genome of Metabacillus flavus encodes:
- a CDS encoding carbohydrate ABC transporter permease has translation MEAVKSVPMTQEKKNRKLPQKIGMYAMLGIFLVVSIFPFYWMFIGSTNESGKMFTNPPTLLPGTKLVENYQNLNSAIDVSRVLFNSLFVSLLYVVSALIVCSLAAYALAKLEFKGKNLIFTAFLLSMMIPYQATLIPLFQMMSSAGWLNTYFAVIAPQICYPFAIFLLRQNFLAFPTELIEAARLDGASELKIFAKVVMPAMRPSLAAASIFLFMTQWNNFLWPLVVLNDSSMHTFPVALSSLMGLSYIDYGQVMMGVSIATIPIIIFFLVLQKQFISGMLGSAVK, from the coding sequence ATGGAAGCAGTAAAAAGTGTACCTATGACACAGGAAAAAAAGAACAGGAAGCTTCCGCAAAAAATAGGCATGTATGCAATGCTGGGAATTTTTCTAGTCGTCTCTATTTTTCCTTTCTACTGGATGTTCATCGGGTCTACAAATGAATCCGGGAAAATGTTTACGAATCCTCCAACGCTGCTTCCCGGAACGAAGCTCGTGGAAAACTATCAGAACCTGAATTCCGCTATTGATGTATCAAGAGTGTTATTTAACTCATTGTTTGTTTCCCTGCTGTATGTCGTTTCCGCATTGATTGTATGTTCTCTCGCTGCTTATGCACTGGCGAAGTTAGAATTTAAAGGGAAAAATCTGATCTTTACAGCTTTTCTGCTTTCCATGATGATTCCTTATCAGGCAACCTTGATTCCGCTCTTTCAAATGATGTCTTCGGCAGGATGGCTGAATACGTATTTTGCGGTCATTGCTCCGCAAATCTGTTATCCTTTTGCCATTTTTCTGCTGCGGCAGAATTTCCTGGCTTTTCCGACTGAGCTGATTGAAGCGGCGCGTCTTGATGGGGCGAGTGAATTAAAGATTTTCGCAAAAGTCGTCATGCCGGCTATGAGGCCATCTCTTGCGGCTGCATCCATTTTCTTATTCATGACTCAGTGGAATAACTTCCTATGGCCGCTCGTTGTATTGAATGATTCATCTATGCATACTTTCCCTGTAGCTCTTTCCAGTTTAATGGGATTATCGTACATTGATTATGGACAAGTGATGATGGGTGTTTCCATAGCGACCATTCCAATCATTATCTTCTTCCTTGTTCTACAGAAACAATTTATATCAGGAATGCTTGGAAGTGCTGTTAAATAA
- a CDS encoding VanZ family protein — MQLPINIVPILPMISTLNNSLALLYLFYNLMLLAPATFTILYFGWIKNIKKILLLAFISSIFIELIQLIEMVILSFYEIDELRAADINDVILNFISGVIGIIVFKVYFKFSTKFKSDKTFLVFFRS; from the coding sequence ATGCAACTCCCTATAAACATAGTCCCTATACTCCCCATGATATCCACTTTGAACAATTCACTGGCGTTATTATATCTTTTTTATAATTTGATGTTATTAGCTCCTGCTACATTCACAATTCTTTACTTTGGATGGATAAAAAACATTAAAAAAATACTACTTTTAGCTTTTATTAGTAGTATATTTATAGAACTAATTCAGTTAATTGAAATGGTCATATTATCTTTTTATGAAATAGATGAACTTAGAGCTGCAGATATTAATGATGTTATACTCAATTTCATAAGTGGAGTAATCGGAATAATTGTTTTTAAAGTTTATTTTAAATTTTCTACTAAATTTAAGTCCGACAAAACTTTCTTAGTTTTTTTTAGAAGCTAA
- a CDS encoding carbohydrate ABC transporter permease — protein MKTQKNISKVLLYTLLIAGVICSIGPFYWMVIGASHTSGEIFKVPPNFLPGSELWTNLKNLDESIGILKVLGNSLTITLIYTALALMICSASGYAFAKFKFKGRDAIFFVLLLAIMIPYHVTLIPLFKMMAALGWINTYQAVILPNLAYPFAIFLMRQNMKALPDSLLEAARVDGAGEFKIFFTIVLPTMKPSLAAVAIFLFMFQWNNFLWPLVILNEQDMYTLPVALSSLIGLSKVDYGQLMMGTAISTLPIMIFFLLLQRQFISGMLGSSVKE, from the coding sequence ATGAAAACACAGAAAAACATTTCAAAAGTATTGCTGTATACCCTGCTAATTGCTGGTGTCATTTGCTCCATCGGCCCGTTTTATTGGATGGTGATCGGAGCTTCCCATACGAGCGGCGAAATTTTTAAAGTTCCTCCGAATTTTCTGCCTGGCAGCGAGCTATGGACCAACCTTAAAAACCTGGATGAATCCATAGGTATTCTAAAGGTTCTGGGTAATTCCTTAACGATAACCCTGATATATACAGCATTGGCCCTGATGATTTGTTCTGCTTCAGGCTATGCTTTTGCCAAGTTCAAGTTTAAAGGAAGAGATGCCATCTTCTTTGTTCTGTTATTAGCTATCATGATTCCGTATCATGTGACGCTGATTCCGCTGTTTAAAATGATGGCTGCTTTAGGCTGGATCAATACTTATCAGGCCGTTATTCTGCCGAATCTGGCCTATCCTTTCGCGATTTTCCTGATGAGGCAAAATATGAAGGCGCTGCCGGACTCGCTGCTTGAGGCAGCTAGAGTGGATGGAGCAGGGGAATTTAAAATCTTCTTTACAATTGTTTTGCCGACAATGAAACCGTCTCTTGCAGCGGTTGCGATCTTCCTATTTATGTTTCAATGGAACAACTTCCTATGGCCGCTTGTTATTTTAAATGAACAAGATATGTACACATTGCCTGTCGCATTATCCAGTCTGATTGGCCTGTCGAAAGTGGATTACGGACAGCTGATGATGGGAACGGCCATTTCGACTCTGCCGATTATGATTTTCTTCCTGCTGCTGCAGCGCCAGTTTATATCCGGGATGCTTGGAAGCTCTGTTAAAGAATAA
- a CDS encoding ABC transporter substrate-binding protein, with protein MKRKLSMLLCLVLGIGLLGGCSGKADNPNKLTAWVWNVNVPVLEAAEKRYQEDHPEFDLEIVEMGTSDVYQKLTTGLLAGGQGLPDIVLVEDDRIQGYIDSFPDAFLNLSKHGFDEKKESMFPEFKRDLVSKDGDMYAFPFDAGPTGVFYRKDIFDKAGVNAEDMKTWADFIEAGKTIKEKTGKDMIGLDLNGDDGLYRMMLNQQGTFYFDENEKPNLTSPESVKAMKVHKQLKEADLVKNTVGWDAWISSMVQGDVATAPSGAWLAGSITQQGKDSAGKWGVIPLPAFEEGANRASNLGGSNYTIMKSSENAEMAYDFLEYFSTDEQTQIEAMNGGLFPSLTTIYDEDVFTNGVDFFGGQAVWKTLADQMTDIPSVNYTGDFPYAKDEAVKAQSQAMGGKLTIEEAFKAAQKRLKNRML; from the coding sequence ATGAAAAGAAAATTGAGCATGTTACTGTGCCTCGTTTTAGGAATCGGACTGCTGGGAGGATGTTCAGGTAAGGCTGATAATCCAAATAAATTAACAGCCTGGGTCTGGAATGTTAACGTCCCGGTATTGGAGGCTGCTGAAAAGCGATATCAGGAAGATCATCCTGAATTTGATCTTGAGATTGTTGAAATGGGTACAAGCGATGTTTATCAGAAACTGACCACGGGCCTGCTTGCAGGCGGACAGGGCCTTCCGGATATTGTTCTTGTGGAGGATGACCGTATACAAGGCTACATCGATTCCTTTCCGGATGCATTCCTGAACTTATCAAAACACGGATTTGATGAAAAGAAAGAATCCATGTTTCCCGAGTTTAAAAGAGATTTAGTTTCAAAGGACGGAGATATGTATGCGTTTCCTTTTGATGCGGGTCCTACCGGGGTCTTTTATCGAAAAGATATATTCGATAAAGCCGGCGTAAACGCAGAAGATATGAAAACATGGGCTGATTTTATTGAAGCTGGAAAAACAATTAAAGAGAAGACAGGCAAGGATATGATCGGACTCGATTTAAACGGGGATGACGGTCTCTACCGTATGATGCTGAATCAGCAAGGAACCTTTTATTTTGATGAAAATGAAAAGCCGAATCTGACTTCACCAGAGTCAGTTAAAGCCATGAAGGTTCATAAGCAGCTGAAGGAAGCGGATCTTGTGAAAAATACGGTTGGCTGGGACGCTTGGATCAGCTCCATGGTTCAGGGGGACGTAGCGACAGCTCCTTCGGGTGCGTGGCTTGCAGGCTCGATTACCCAGCAGGGGAAAGATTCGGCTGGCAAATGGGGAGTCATTCCTTTACCGGCATTTGAGGAGGGCGCAAACCGTGCCTCAAACCTTGGCGGGAGCAACTATACGATCATGAAATCATCTGAAAATGCGGAAATGGCGTATGACTTCCTGGAGTACTTTTCAACAGATGAACAAACACAGATTGAAGCAATGAACGGAGGGCTCTTTCCTTCACTGACCACCATTTATGATGAAGATGTGTTCACTAATGGAGTAGATTTCTTTGGCGGACAGGCTGTATGGAAAACGCTTGCCGATCAGATGACAGACATTCCTTCGGTTAACTATACCGGCGATTTTCCGTATGCCAAGGACGAAGCGGTGAAAGCGCAATCCCAGGCAATGGGAGGAAAGCTTACGATCGAAGAAGCATTTAAAGCAGCTCAAAAGCGTTTGAAGAATAGAATGCTTTAG
- a CDS encoding ROK family transcriptional regulator, translated as MASHLVGSFQLMKSLNRSLILNIIRSTGGISRAEIAKKTKLTPPTVTNIVSELLNDGLVVEGQQGPSSGGRKPIILRINSRNFFVAGIDVGVSKIRFALTDLEAEIVMQNTIPIDDSMTEEDFVQIIIREIHRLVKTAAIPKDKLIGIGIGMHGIVNSSKGVALFAPNLNFKNIPLKERLEEALLVPVRVENDARAMALGESWFGNGVGAEDLICINVGYGIGAGILMNNELFRGRHGLAGEIGHTVADLNGTKCTCGNYGCLQTVAGHDGLKRAAMKEISFGRKTMITDLINGDENKISGELLHRAALQGDELAIEIFRNAGRYIGTAVTNLIHIMNPSKIIIGGGISKAGPFLLDPIREVVKQRALDDEAKETRIVQSGLGDQAALIGAATLILAEMFAVQYQNQKEII; from the coding sequence ATGGCTAGCCATCTTGTCGGAAGCTTTCAACTAATGAAATCGCTTAACCGGTCTTTGATATTAAATATTATTCGGTCAACGGGCGGGATTTCTCGAGCAGAGATCGCAAAGAAAACGAAGCTGACTCCCCCTACCGTAACGAATATCGTCAGTGAATTGCTGAACGACGGACTGGTAGTTGAAGGCCAGCAAGGTCCTTCCAGCGGAGGAAGAAAACCGATTATTCTAAGAATCAATTCCAGGAACTTTTTCGTTGCAGGAATTGATGTAGGAGTAAGTAAAATTCGTTTTGCTCTTACAGATCTGGAAGCGGAAATTGTGATGCAGAATACGATTCCAATTGATGATTCGATGACGGAGGAGGATTTTGTCCAGATTATCATCCGGGAAATTCATCGTCTCGTGAAGACAGCAGCCATCCCAAAAGATAAGCTGATCGGCATCGGTATCGGCATGCACGGTATTGTCAACTCTTCCAAGGGGGTAGCATTGTTTGCGCCTAACCTTAATTTTAAGAACATCCCGCTAAAGGAGAGGCTCGAAGAGGCATTGCTCGTTCCTGTACGAGTGGAAAATGACGCAAGGGCAATGGCTCTTGGCGAGTCCTGGTTTGGAAACGGTGTTGGAGCAGAGGATCTGATTTGCATCAATGTCGGCTACGGAATCGGGGCCGGGATCCTGATGAACAATGAATTATTCAGAGGGCGCCATGGACTGGCAGGGGAAATCGGGCATACGGTCGCAGATTTAAACGGCACGAAATGCACATGCGGCAACTATGGATGCCTGCAAACTGTGGCAGGACATGATGGGCTAAAGCGAGCAGCCATGAAGGAAATCTCCTTCGGCAGAAAGACGATGATTACTGACCTGATCAATGGAGACGAGAACAAGATCAGCGGAGAATTGCTGCACAGAGCTGCACTACAGGGGGATGAGCTGGCGATTGAGATTTTCCGCAATGCCGGGAGATACATCGGTACAGCTGTAACGAATCTGATCCATATTATGAACCCTTCAAAAATTATTATCGGCGGGGGCATTTCTAAAGCAGGACCCTTCTTGCTTGATCCTATCAGGGAAGTAGTAAAACAACGGGCATTGGATGATGAAGCAAAGGAAACACGGATCGTTCAGTCCGGTCTTGGAGACCAGGCAGCCTTGATTGGAGCAGCCACGCTCATACTGGCAGAAATGTTTGCGGTGCAGTACCAAAATCAAAAAGAGATTATATAA
- a CDS encoding carbohydrate ABC transporter permease: MSRSRLFPYWFLAPALVLFLIFTVYPVAASFILSFQKFEAGSYAFNGLNNYIRLFNDEIFWTALKNTFIIFVFQVPIMLLLAIVLAGALNSQLLKLKGFFRVSFFLPAVTSLVAYSILFSIMLQEEGIINNALSYLGIAAVPWLSDGFWAKASIILAMTWRWTGYNMVIFLAALQNIPEEIYEAASLDGAGKIRQFFHITIPQLKPVILFAGTLSTIGTLQLFDEPFNLTKGGPADSTMTLGLYIYQNGFEYFQFGYASAIAYVVVVLVAILTFIQFKVAGDR; encoded by the coding sequence ATGAGTCGTTCACGATTGTTTCCTTATTGGTTTTTAGCTCCGGCACTGGTTTTGTTTCTCATATTTACCGTATACCCTGTCGCTGCTTCATTTATTTTAAGCTTTCAGAAGTTTGAGGCAGGATCTTATGCATTTAACGGATTAAACAACTATATTCGTCTCTTTAATGACGAGATTTTTTGGACAGCACTGAAGAATACGTTTATCATTTTCGTTTTTCAGGTGCCGATCATGCTGCTGCTCGCCATAGTCTTAGCAGGAGCATTGAACAGCCAGCTATTAAAGCTGAAAGGATTTTTTAGGGTTTCCTTTTTCCTTCCAGCTGTAACCTCTCTTGTTGCCTATTCCATCCTTTTCTCGATCATGCTTCAGGAGGAAGGGATTATCAACAACGCGTTGAGCTATCTTGGAATTGCAGCCGTCCCCTGGCTTTCGGATGGGTTTTGGGCAAAGGCATCGATTATTCTTGCGATGACATGGAGATGGACGGGCTACAACATGGTCATTTTCCTTGCTGCTCTTCAAAATATTCCTGAGGAAATTTATGAAGCAGCCTCATTGGATGGTGCAGGAAAGATCCGTCAATTCTTTCATATCACCATCCCTCAGTTAAAGCCCGTCATCCTGTTTGCCGGTACATTGAGCACGATTGGAACACTGCAATTGTTCGATGAGCCATTTAACCTGACTAAAGGGGGACCGGCAGATTCAACGATGACGCTGGGACTTTACATTTATCAGAACGGTTTTGAATATTTCCAATTTGGCTATGCATCCGCCATTGCTTATGTGGTAGTTGTACTAGTAGCAATCTTGACCTTCATCCAATTTAAAGTGGCAGGTGATCGATAA
- a CDS encoding carbohydrate ABC transporter permease yields MAELQKETAAKQVYEPKAHKKNWITPKNFPYILIAPTVILFCLFTVYPVISSFIMSFQKSDGAGMAFVGLENYVRLFRDPLFLTALKNTFFILIIQVPIQLFLALILAAALNSKLVKMKAFFRISYFMPAITALVAYSIVFMIMLDENYGIINYFLSLLGMEKVGWLTSTTWSKVALMIAITWRWTGYNMVIYLAGLQNVSESLYEAASIDGAGRIRQFFYITIPQLRPIILFTFVLSTIGTLQLFDEPFILTEGGPNNSTLTISLYLYQNGFKYFDFGYASAIAYVLVIMIAILSWIQMKVAGDQD; encoded by the coding sequence ATGGCAGAGCTTCAAAAAGAGACCGCTGCCAAGCAGGTCTATGAACCAAAAGCTCATAAGAAAAATTGGATTACACCGAAAAACTTTCCGTATATTCTCATTGCCCCTACCGTGATCCTTTTCTGTTTATTCACGGTATACCCGGTTATCTCATCGTTTATCATGAGCTTTCAAAAAAGTGATGGGGCCGGGATGGCATTTGTCGGCTTAGAAAATTATGTAAGGCTATTTAGGGATCCTCTCTTTTTAACAGCCTTAAAAAATACGTTTTTCATCTTAATCATTCAGGTCCCGATTCAGCTGTTCCTGGCATTGATCCTTGCCGCAGCCCTGAATTCGAAGCTTGTCAAAATGAAAGCTTTTTTCCGGATTTCCTACTTTATGCCGGCCATCACAGCACTCGTTGCTTATTCCATTGTTTTTATGATCATGCTGGATGAAAATTATGGAATTATCAACTACTTTCTTTCCTTGCTTGGAATGGAAAAGGTCGGCTGGCTGACTAGTACGACATGGTCCAAAGTTGCTCTAATGATAGCCATTACATGGAGATGGACAGGCTACAATATGGTGATTTACCTCGCCGGACTTCAAAATGTATCTGAATCCTTATATGAGGCGGCAAGCATTGACGGCGCGGGCAGGATCCGGCAGTTCTTTTACATTACCATCCCGCAGCTGCGTCCGATTATTTTGTTTACATTCGTCCTGTCTACCATCGGAACACTGCAGCTGTTTGATGAACCGTTTATCCTGACAGAAGGCGGACCGAATAACTCCACGTTAACGATTTCGCTGTACTTGTACCAAAACGGTTTTAAATACTTTGATTTTGGCTACGCATCTGCCATTGCTTACGTGCTTGTGATTATGATTGCGATCCTTTCGTGGATTCAAATGAAAGTCGCAGGTGATCAGGACTGA
- a CDS encoding ABC transporter substrate-binding protein, whose product MKKVWALLMAAVMTVGMLSACSSQGSGGSAGDGGKPKGEITVWGWNVAASSMELAVDNFKKKYPDVEVKVQDIGRLDLYDKLTVGLAANGAGLPDVLMVESDRLDNYKKQFPNGFMDLSEKGFDKYEDKFGKSKIATAKNKDGKFVAMPWDIGPTGVYYRTDIFEKAGVDPKSIETWDDFIEAGKVIKEKTGSAMVPVDIAKDDALYRMMLNQQSAFYFDDKGNIDFQSDESVKAMSMIQKLQENKLVANVDGWDGTVTATVNGTVATVPFGVWYTGTIMEQAKDLEGKWDVMKLPAFEAGGNRDANLGGSDIVIPAASKNKDAAYAFAEFFTTDKDTQVNVLKKYGIFPSLLETYDDKYFDEPVAFFNNQPIFRMFADEVENIPPANYTNDYPRGLKYAADAQAAALLDKKDPAEALKAAADQLANESKREINK is encoded by the coding sequence ATGAAAAAGGTTTGGGCATTATTGATGGCTGCAGTCATGACAGTGGGGATGCTGTCTGCATGCAGTTCACAGGGATCAGGCGGTTCCGCTGGGGATGGCGGAAAGCCTAAGGGAGAAATTACCGTTTGGGGCTGGAATGTTGCAGCAAGCTCAATGGAATTGGCTGTAGATAATTTCAAGAAAAAATACCCGGATGTAGAAGTTAAAGTCCAGGATATCGGGCGTTTGGATTTATACGATAAGCTGACAGTCGGGCTTGCTGCCAATGGTGCCGGACTTCCGGATGTACTGATGGTTGAAAGCGACCGTCTGGATAACTATAAAAAGCAGTTCCCGAACGGTTTTATGGATCTTTCTGAAAAAGGGTTTGATAAATATGAAGATAAATTCGGGAAATCAAAGATTGCTACAGCTAAAAACAAAGATGGTAAATTTGTTGCTATGCCTTGGGACATTGGGCCAACCGGCGTTTATTACCGAACTGATATTTTTGAAAAAGCAGGAGTAGATCCTAAATCGATTGAAACGTGGGATGATTTTATCGAAGCGGGGAAAGTGATCAAAGAGAAAACAGGTTCTGCGATGGTTCCGGTGGATATCGCAAAGGATGATGCCCTGTACCGTATGATGCTGAACCAGCAAAGTGCGTTTTACTTTGATGATAAAGGCAACATTGACTTCCAGTCTGACGAATCCGTTAAGGCCATGTCCATGATTCAAAAGCTTCAGGAAAACAAGCTGGTAGCTAATGTGGACGGATGGGATGGAACCGTAACCGCGACTGTAAACGGAACCGTTGCAACCGTTCCGTTCGGCGTTTGGTATACAGGAACAATCATGGAACAGGCAAAGGATCTTGAAGGGAAATGGGATGTAATGAAGCTTCCGGCATTTGAAGCCGGAGGAAACCGCGATGCCAATCTTGGAGGATCGGATATCGTTATACCAGCAGCCTCCAAAAATAAAGACGCCGCATATGCATTTGCTGAATTTTTTACTACAGATAAAGACACACAAGTCAACGTGCTGAAAAAATATGGAATATTCCCGTCGCTGCTTGAAACATACGATGACAAGTACTTTGATGAGCCAGTTGCTTTCTTTAACAATCAGCCAATCTTCCGTATGTTCGCAGACGAAGTGGAAAATATTCCTCCTGCCAATTACACAAATGATTACCCTCGCGGACTGAAATATGCAGCAGACGCTCAGGCTGCGGCTCTTCTTGATAAGAAGGATCCGGCTGAGGCGCTGAAAGCAGCTGCAGATCAGCTTGCAAATGAATCGAAACGCGAAATTAATAAGTAA
- a CDS encoding glycoside hydrolase family 35 protein: MLTAKDGQFFLNEEPFQILSGSIHYFRVVPEYWEDRLKKLKMLGLNTVETYIPWNVHEPKKGDFQFEGMADLERFIQTADKLGLHVILRPAPYICAEWEFGGLPAWLLKGQDMELRSSDPAFLNHLTEYFHVLLPKLVPYLSGNGGPVIAMQIENEYGAYGNDQQYLKYLRKLYQQEGIDVLLFTSDGPEFIQHGSLEEAVTTLNFGSRPEEAFSALERFRPGSPLMCAEFWIGWFDHWGGEHHRRDAAEMTAVYETILSKGASVNFYMFHGGTNFGFMNGANHYETYTPTITSYDYDALLTEWGDPSDKYFAVKEILTRYKEVPEEDPEPGEKKTYGKVALSESTSLFDGIQNLSTLKAIAPRAMEEFDQSYGMILYRTKVEKQGELEMDISPIRDRALIYINGKHVKTIYRNDTEKMITLPFDQSINVLEILVENMGRVNYGKHLKDRKGIIQNLWIGQQYWFNWEVIPIELNPEQVDWLQGTDTRFPRFYKGTFKAKECADTFVDLAGWTKGYVWVNGFNLGRYWQTEGPQVSLYIPAPLLREGENEILVLELEETSSSMVELSDQPDIG, translated from the coding sequence ATGCTGACAGCAAAGGACGGACAATTTTTTCTGAACGAAGAACCTTTTCAAATCCTATCAGGAAGCATCCATTATTTTCGAGTGGTGCCGGAATACTGGGAAGACCGATTGAAAAAGTTGAAGATGCTCGGTTTGAATACGGTTGAAACGTATATTCCATGGAATGTGCATGAGCCGAAAAAAGGAGATTTCCAGTTTGAAGGAATGGCAGACTTGGAAAGATTTATTCAGACAGCGGATAAATTGGGTCTGCATGTGATCCTGCGGCCAGCGCCATATATTTGCGCGGAGTGGGAATTCGGCGGTCTGCCTGCCTGGCTGCTGAAGGGACAGGATATGGAGCTTCGAAGCTCCGATCCTGCGTTTTTGAATCACTTGACCGAATATTTTCACGTTCTCCTGCCGAAGCTGGTGCCTTATTTATCTGGAAATGGCGGACCGGTCATCGCGATGCAAATTGAAAATGAATATGGAGCCTATGGAAATGATCAGCAATATTTGAAATATTTAAGGAAGCTTTATCAGCAGGAGGGAATAGATGTCCTGCTCTTTACTTCTGATGGTCCCGAGTTTATCCAGCATGGTTCGCTGGAGGAAGCGGTAACTACGCTGAACTTTGGCTCCAGGCCGGAGGAAGCGTTCAGCGCGCTGGAAAGGTTCAGGCCGGGCTCGCCTCTAATGTGTGCGGAGTTTTGGATCGGCTGGTTTGACCACTGGGGCGGTGAGCACCACAGAAGGGACGCAGCGGAAATGACGGCTGTATATGAAACCATCCTTTCCAAAGGGGCATCCGTTAACTTTTATATGTTCCATGGAGGAACGAACTTCGGCTTTATGAATGGAGCCAACCATTACGAAACGTATACTCCGACGATCACAAGCTATGATTATGACGCATTGCTGACAGAATGGGGAGATCCCTCAGATAAATATTTTGCAGTGAAAGAGATATTGACCAGGTATAAGGAGGTTCCTGAAGAGGATCCGGAGCCCGGTGAGAAAAAAACATACGGCAAGGTGGCATTATCGGAAAGCACCAGCCTGTTTGATGGGATTCAAAATCTATCGACTCTTAAAGCCATTGCTCCCAGAGCAATGGAAGAGTTTGATCAAAGCTATGGAATGATTCTTTATCGTACTAAGGTAGAGAAGCAGGGAGAGCTGGAGATGGATATTTCGCCGATCAGAGACCGGGCGCTTATCTATATAAATGGAAAGCATGTGAAGACCATCTATCGGAATGATACGGAGAAAATGATTACGCTGCCCTTTGATCAGTCCATAAATGTCCTTGAAATTCTGGTGGAAAATATGGGCCGGGTAAACTACGGCAAGCATTTAAAAGACCGGAAAGGCATTATTCAAAACCTATGGATCGGCCAGCAGTACTGGTTTAATTGGGAAGTAATTCCGATTGAACTGAACCCTGAGCAAGTTGATTGGCTTCAGGGAACAGATACAAGGTTTCCGCGATTTTACAAAGGTACCTTTAAGGCAAAAGAATGTGCGGATACATTCGTCGATTTAGCCGGATGGACAAAAGGATATGTATGGGTGAACGGCTTCAACCTGGGCCGCTATTGGCAAACAGAAGGGCCTCAAGTAAGCCTTTACATACCGGCGCCCCTTTTAAGAGAGGGAGAAAACGAAATACTTGTGCTGGAGCTTGAAGAGACTTCATCGAGCATGGTTGAATTGTCAGATCAACCCGATATCGGATAA